In Candidatus Bathyarchaeota archaeon, the sequence GATCCCGATAGGAGCCGGTGTAAGCGTTTCGAGGCTTGTGGCCCTGGCGGTGAGGGAGCTTCAAAATCTTGGTGTGAAATATATGGTGACACCCATGGGTACGGTCTTCGAAGCCGAAGACGTCGGGACGGCGTTCGAGGTCGTCCGAAGGGCTCACGAGGCGGTTTTCTCAGGAGGCGCTAAACGCGTGGTTACCGAGGTGAAGATAGACGATAGGAGAGACGTCGAGAGGAGGATGGAGAATAAGGTCGAATCTGTGAAAAGATGTCTTGAACGAAAGGACTAAGTTGGAGGGAAGTCTACGACGTAGCCACTCCACCATTTTTCGCAGCCACTCCCTAGACGCATAAGCCTGCAATAAAACCTCGGTTTAGGCCTCTCTCTAACCAGCATTAGCTCTGACATAAAAAGAACACCCGTACGGCTCTCTAAAGTCAAGAGGGACGTGAAATTCTAAACTATGTTATGCGTCTTAAACATTATGTTCTTAAAAGGCAGGTTCCTGTATATAACCTTGTTATGTATCTTAGCTTCATATTTCACATTCATAAGGATTTTAAACATGGTTGTGATCACAGTTTTTGGCAGTAGAAGACTATGAACTCTTCTAGGTCGAGGCTCGGAAGGAGAAGCCGGTTAGAG encodes:
- a CDS encoding MTH1187 family thiamine-binding protein, which encodes MTVVVEFSVIPIGAGVSVSRLVALAVRELQNLGVKYMVTPMGTVFEAEDVGTAFEVVRRAHEAVFSGGAKRVVTEVKIDDRRDVERRMENKVESVKRCLERKD